TTGTATTTCTCCACCAGATCAATGGCAGCATCCACTCGATCTTTCCCAGTTGCACCTCCACCGCAGGCTCCGCCTTCTTCTTTGATGTCGGACTCAGCTCCAACGGGGGGGCTGCGCCCTCCGCACACAGTGGGGCGTCCTCCCCCGGCCTGGTCCCTCTCCCTCTGAGCATGGATCTGCTCGCTGATTTGCTCCAAGTTTCGCAGGGCGATGGAGTAGCGGGTCTTCACTTTGGATACGTGCTGCTCCAGCTGCAGCACTTTGGTCTTGTGCTCCTGGAGTCACAGAGAGGGCACAGCAACTTTCTTCATCAATTACTTGATTGATTTTATGCCACACAGAAAAATTAACTATCAATGACCTCTAGTAGATCTTTAAGACACAGAATATATGACAGAATTTCTGCCAACTCAGCAGCAGATTTACAACAATggctggattaaaaaaaaaaaaaaacatcaaatgaatcatgatttttatttgaatgagcCAATACTGATCCTGAGCTCCATCTTTGTATTTTATCCTCTGCACATTAAATGTGTACAACCCCACTAAATTATATGTAAATGCGTAAACGGTGGAAATAGAGTAATTAAAACGTACCAAAAAAGTAGTATAGATAATAGTTGCCTATATGAGCTGCTTTGAGTCATGACAGTCCTGTAATCTGTTTTTATGCAAGTGTTATCCATGTAGTCTGCAATTTCCAAAGGAAATAAATATCTCGTATAACAGGGAATGTGTTTACAATTTAGCCAACAATATGCAGTTTACACAGTTTTAATGCAAGGAAATAACAGCACTGCTCACTTAGTGAAAGAAATTCAAGCTCCAGTGATCAACTCTGAGAAGTGCTTTACGTAACATTGGTATTTATCTGAAAGAACTAAATCATCAAGaatcaaatcaaactgaatCAAAATTAAATCTGGAAAATATGGAAATGAGCACTTTCCTTGTGAAAATGGGAAACTGGAAGCAACTATGTGCAGGACACACTGCACAGAGGATCTTCTATGTACTTTTATAAACAAACTACTACTgggctctgtgtgtgcacattacCTCCAGTATGTGGTTAAACTGGGCCTTGAGCTCAAAGTAAGGTTTGGATTTCAGGATGACTCTTTTGAGGGACTTCTGCAGCATCTGAACCCGAGCCTCAGCTTCCTGACAGGCGTGTGTGACACGCATATGCTCCCTCTCGCTGCGGAGtcgctcctcctctgcttcgTTCACCTGAGAGAGACGATAGAAGACTTTAATGTATTTCTATATAATTTCTCCTTAAATTGTTGAAGTTTCCAAGACTGTATTGCTCATTCACCTAGTTGCTGTACATATGATAAGATAAACCACAAGGTAATATCCTTAAGCTGAGCAAGtttcttgtttaattttatGTCACCATCCACCTGTCCtgtgaatgttttctttcactgtaAGGCATGCATTGTCTCATGTGAGACACCACAGACATCCAGCACCTACTGCACATGGTCCCTCACCATCTGTCTATTGTGTCTAATTATAACCCATTAACAGTCAGTTTATGAATGTGTCCGAGGCTGCCAAATATCAGTATCACTAATCTACATTCATATATTTtacacatagagacacacagagcGGGCAGCAGAGTAGAGAGTCTGTGGAGGAGAACAGACTCTCTGGCTGAGACAGCAGCCCCTGCTCCCAAACCAGCCCCTCCTTCCTCTACCAGCTGTGCAGTCAATCCACATCAGCAGAAAGAGGGAGGATGataattaacaaaaaacaagtaGCAGTATTGATGAAAATCCTGATTCTATCCATTCCTAATTATGATGCCATTCTCTTATGCTATGTCTACCTTCTGGTTTTTTCAATTACCTTGGCGGTAGCGTGGTTGAGCATCTCCTGCCAAGTGGGATCCAGGGTGTTCTTGCCATCGGCCATCAGGCCCTGCTCTGCCACGTAGACCATCTCCCTGGCAGCTGTGTGCATGGAAACTGCTCTCTCGTAGCTCAAAGCTGCCTTCTGGGTCTCCTGCTGTGCCTACAGGGGGCAGACAAATGTATTACATTCTACAGAAGTGGAGTATGACAAGGACACGAACCCTTGTTCTGTAAACTCCAATTACAATCAGATCTCTGTGAAACAAAGCAAGCATCTTGTATCCAGACTGTGTGTTGGCCTATATCCAGTTAAAACAGACTGCAGTTCACAGTTCACACATATTGACAATGATGAGCAGGATCACACTCGATGACAAGAAGTCATTTTCTTTAGAGAAGACAAAACCTTTAATGAAAGACACTGGTGAAGGATGGActgctgaaaacattttgtcttcTGTACGTAAAGTGACTTCTTGTCATTGACTGCGACCCTCCACTGTCATCATTAGTTAACATAATAAGGACAACACACCACTTTATCTGGGTGCGGTGGAAACTCAACATGAAGATGACAAATCACTGCAATACAGAAAAGCTGAGACCATCAAAACCTTGTCCACATTGTTTGTCATAGGTGGAGAACAATGTGTGCAGCATGCTTATAACGCTATATGCACACTGGAAACAACTCTGGAAAATCTTCAGTGAAGTCTAGAATACACTACGCTAAACTACATCTGTGGATAAATGCATCCCTGACCACCTCCAGATGCTGTCTCAACAGATTCTAGTTTTTCCACAAAGTATTTTGGGAGCTACTCTTGTATTTTATAGCTTTACACTTCTGATCACCTCACCCCAAGATGCATTTCAGTGCTAAACATGAAGACGACCAGAAAGCAATGAAATACTATTAACTTTGTTGCACTTACAGTATTTGGTTCATGCTGATTTACAGCAACTAATTACAGGCAAGACAGGTAAAACTGTTTATTCTTGCTCTCAGCAGAATTCATAGATCTGGTAGGGATTAAGTTCCTGGTCTAGGGATACTTCTGATGGCCTCGCTTACATTACATAcaggtttcttcctgttaaaagtttttcctctccacagtCACCAAGTGCTTTCTCAGTGTGGAAACTGTTGGCTTTTTCTCTATAATATTGAAAAGGTTTCGACTTTACTCTTTTAAGCaacaatattataaacacatAGGAcacatgtaaatgttttcagacacacactttgtttGTGTATACCTCTTTTGCAAGACGACGAGCCTCATAGTATGGTCTTGCTTTCTCTATGCAGCTACCGAGCTGAGAGCTCTGAGCATTCAGCTTCCTGGCAGACTCTGTTAGGATCTTCCGGTACCCTGATCTGGCATCCTGTATGGTTAATGCATGAAAATGACAAGATTAGATTTACCTGTAATGGAATGACTGATTAGATTCTACACAGGGGAATGGCTGGATGTGAGCAATCAATTCACTGAGTGTCAAACAATCGGCACTgatacattttccattttaggAGTTCTGCATagaagaaatggaaaacaaaattatcATATTGATTAGCACCCTCAGCGTGGACTAATAAAATATTTAGCAACAGAGACTCAAACAAATCCCAGGGTggtaataaatgttttttcacactcctcatgagttttgttttgtcaaaatcaAAAGAATTTTATTTAATCTATTCGCCATATTTATCAGTTGTGTGGGAAAActtaactgaaataaaatgggTGAAGTGTATAGTTCTACTacagctgcaactaacaattatttttattagcaCTTATTCTTCCAATTActtagtttataaaatgtcagaaaaagtgACACGTCAAAATTTGCCACACCCAAAACTGAAGGATGTTCAGTTTGCAATGATACAATGCTGGAAccagtttggcatttttgcttgatgaGTGACTAATTCATTATCAAAACAGTTCAGTTTGAGCACTAATTTCTACTTACATCCAGCTGCAGTTCTAATCTGTTGATTTCTGCACTGGCTTCATTAAGGTGCTCCAACTCTTCCTgtgggaaaaagtaaaacagtGTACTGCTTAAGCCTCCTGTGAACAACTACGAATAATAAAAGGGGGAAACCTTATTTTAAGTTCCCCTGTTTAGCATATATAAGAGGTATATGTACATTCAATTTATGACACACTTTAATGTAGCTGTAAGCAGATATTAGTGTTTCTTAATGTACTTCTCAACAATTACAGTTTCTCTTCtagacacacataaaacaattaGTATTCATAGGAGAAGTTATGATTCCCAACAAATACTGCACATGATAAACACTGTCCTTGTAGCTGCAGAATAAGAAACTATATTCAAGCCATTTGGAGATGAGATTTCATACTTTTTAATATCTTCTAAGGTCTCTTTCTGAGGAAACTGAACTCAGTACTTTTTAAGACTCAGCTTAACTCTGCCCAAAGTGGGCCCGTTATAACAAGATCGTGGTAACTGAAATTACACtcataaacaaaaaatacttGGTCATTAAAGCCTGGCTGGTAAATACGTTCACCTAGCTTGGTGGAGGTTATGTTACCACTAAAAGGACACACATGAGCCGCTGGTTCTCATACCTGGATCCGGGGGTCCAATTCCTCTTCGTAGGGACTGTGTAATTGCTCTCCCAcgcttttc
The window above is part of the Lates calcarifer isolate ASB-BC8 linkage group LG15, TLL_Latcal_v3, whole genome shotgun sequence genome. Proteins encoded here:
- the sh3bp5la gene encoding SH3-binding domain protein 5-like, a, whose amino-acid sequence is MEPGDLRESPAGSGESDTGDWREVIPGADGDEEVKASETNGTTLETSHRDTCGEGESEKQKSVGEQLHSPYEEELDPRIQEELEHLNEASAEINRLELQLDDARSGYRKILTESARKLNAQSSQLGSCIEKARPYYEARRLAKEAQQETQKAALSYERAVSMHTAAREMVYVAEQGLMADGKNTLDPTWQEMLNHATAKVNEAEEERLRSEREHMRVTHACQEAEARVQMLQKSLKRVILKSKPYFELKAQFNHILEEHKTKVLQLEQHVSKVKTRYSIALRNLEQISEQIHAQRERDQAGGGRPTVCGGRSPPVGAESDIKEEGGACGGGATGKDRVDAAIDLVEKYKEKENEKERERAGSDSLSVFSLQTIASDLEKYDSIEHLGDLSDVGSVTGDEGEKDRGGVIDRRDKLSETTAKERQQQFYKQHHRSFSL